Part of the Toxotes jaculatrix isolate fToxJac2 chromosome 8, fToxJac2.pri, whole genome shotgun sequence genome is shown below.
GTTTGTCTGCTCTTATCAAAAATGGGACAACGCTGCAGTTATGTTAGTAGTGCCCTAAAATGatcagatttgttttgaaattttatgttgtaaatatttaacaGGTATCTTTTTACTAAAATGAGGCCCTCCTTTCTTTTTAATATCTCACATTACTTGTCCAGTGTTGGGTGCGCAGGAGATTATTAATCCTTCAAAAACAGCTGAAGAGGTGGAGAAGGAAGCTCAGAAGGGACACGAGGCTTATGTTCGTAGCCACAATGCCTTTTTTGTTGGTAAGAGGAATGGAAAAAATTGTACAGTGAATAAGGCCTTTCCTGTTACTAGCAGCTTTTAATTTGTTGAATTATATTGgtcattttgaaatgtaatgtCTGCTTTTCACCACAATAAAATCATCTTGCTCTACTCCAGGTGAGCAGATTGATAGAAAGTATGACTGGAGTCTTCACAGTAAAGACAACAGGTTTGGGATCCTCACACCTCATTTTAATGATGGCCGTAATGTTGGCAAAACTCTCCACTGGCTGGGAGAGACACAGAAGTAAGAGCTGAAAATTCCTATTCAGTATGTgtctaatttaaaaaataaaactgtaccTGACCTTGCATTCATATTATTATGTCACAGGTTTTACAATCCAAAGCCTGTTTGGAAGAGATCTGGGAACAAGGAAAAGATAGAACCACAAACTGACAAAGCAAACAAGATGCAAGTTTATGTCAAACTTCTTATGGCAAATTCTTTACCTGTAACTATACTTTGCTTACTAATGTTTCACTTCATCATCTCATTAAACCCGTTGTTTCAGGAGAAGAAACTCTTTGAATGTTCCACCAGGTCACACGTTTGGAATGGTCTTGCCACTGGATGAATTTGGTAGTGGAATTTGGAGTTTATTTGAAAGAATGTCTTACCTGTGTTATACATTGTTATATGTAAGATATGCTGTGAAAGAAATACACatgctggagttttttttttgtttttttttcaagacagCAAACGACATCTTGCCCACTTCTTACACAGGTGCTGGAGATATAATCCACTCCACGGAGCCAGGGCAGTATGTGAGAGGTCGAGACCGACAGCGCAGCCTAGTCAACGCAGTGCGACACCACCTCAAGAAGGTCAATTTCCACAACTTCCCCTCCCTGCTGCAGGCGTTCAGACATTATGACAAGGTACAACTGGGATCACCACAGGCAGGGTGactctcccacacagttctgtTGATCTGTGTTGACATGTATCTGTTGACTGTTTAATCACATTTAAAGtaatgtggaaaaaatacaGTGACACTTTGTTTAGTGTGctaagtatttttttatttcaaagaacCGTCAAAGAAAGCAGAGCATAACCCTTTCTCACAGTGAACAGTTTTACCCTTTATGTAAATCACTAGAAAGGCAAGGGAATGATTGACAAAGAGGACCTGCAGGCAGTGTGCCGTCAGTTCCAGCTGGATGTTAGTGAGCCGGTCCTGGATGACCTGATGGATTACTGTGACACAGACAAAGATGGACTAATAAACTTCCTGGAGTTTGCGAACTTCCTCAACTGGAAGGACAAGATGGTTGTCAACGCTCGGGACCAAGGCATCATAACAAATGGTCAGTTAAATGCATCATAATGTATCAGTTCATTTATTATAATGCTCCAAGAGGATTTAACCTTAAAGTAAGAATGATTTTTTTCAGGGCCACTTTActtaacatttgcattttaatgcagTCATTTCCTCAACCCAGGTCTCAGGTGTTGTATTAAATAGGATGGCAACAAAAGGAACGTCAGAATTTGGCAATAAAACACTCAGCAGCCTAAGTCTGATTTTATTGTGCATCAAGTCTAATTTTCAGAAActgattttgttctttttgtctcttgcaGAGTGTCAGACCAACACAGCCCCAGCTAACATAGAGAGGAAGCCTCTGTCAGAATCAGAACAGCTTCCTGCATCTCAGGCCTTGATTAAACCTGAAGACCTGGAGCCCGTAGAGCCAGGCAGCCCGAAGAAGACTGTCAGGACCCTGAGGCGACACAGGGCAGTCCCAGACCacttcatcacctcctcctccctccttggGGCTATCAGTGATGGTCCGCTCACATCAAGTACGTCAGCAATAGCAATTTGCTGTGGTTGTACACTACATAAGCATATGCATCCACACACAATGCTACATCTGTCTGTTGCAAAGTTAGCTAGTATCACTGTCATATCATACTGTTTTATGAGTCATAATTGTATAAACTAAAACATACTTAGATTTGTTCTGCAGTTTGaggacatctttttttttttgattgatatGCGACATTTTTATGAGTGAGCTAATTTAACTTATTGTCACTTCATTCACTCCCATCtcctaaaaaaaatccttacTCATCATGTGATCTCTCTTACATAGACATTCGCACATATGGGATCCCGTCTGTGCGCTCCGACCTTCCAGCTCCACGCATCAAGAGAGTCAGTGACACTACTAACTACGGTGAtacatccacagcagcagatcttCTGCATCCATCAGTTCACGCCCTCTGGGGGGTTCATGAGGAACACCTGTTCTGTCCTCGCACCAAGAAGGAGGTACGCACTACGCACCAGATGAGTGGTACAGTGTGCCTGCTGCAAGTAACACAGTAAGAATTACTTTGAGTAAGGGAAGCCACAGTGTCTGCATTTGAAATTTGATGGGCTACCTCTGGAAAAATGAATAGGTGATGAATGAGACAGTTTTTCTAGCAGTTTCTTTTCCTGCCATAGCAGGAAAGCACCATTTACCTGTGAGGTGTCCagtctttttaatttttgtctCAGTAAAAATTAAAGATATCAACAGCCTGTTTGATATCCGTTCAGTTCTTTATCCAGATTGGTCATTGTAAgtctactgctgctgctgtgtgacttTAGTGCAGTGGGATTCAAATAAAATACCATAAGAAAACATAAATCTCACCTTTATAGCATGACCATGTTTTAGCGAAATAGGTTTTTGTGTTATTGACACATTTCATTCTCTTCTTCACAGATTGCAGAGATCTTCAGGAACGTGGGTGTGAATATTTCTGAGGAGACCTTTGAAGAGGCCTGGAAACTGGCGTGCATGAAGCAGCCGGATGGGGAGGTTTGTGTTGAGGTTTTCCGTAATGTACTCAAGGAAATAAAAGCAGTGTAATACTGAATGTTTCCCTATAACCATCAGTATTTCTGTCTAAACATATATCTCTGCTGTCCAGTGAAAACTCCAAAATGTTTTAGTGTTGCTTCAAaaatgttgtttgctttttgtcttgACGTACAGTTTAGTTGTCTTTGTCTGAATATTGAGTCCAGTTCCTTGTCAGTATAACAATGGTTATTTGTACAGACGCTCAGTGGAGTCTCCTGCACTGACACTGgatggcattaaaaaaaaatcaactgatCAAAGCTGAGGTATAAATTCTAGTCAGAAATAATTTTAGAATATTGAAATGAAGCTTCCTTAAACTgcaaaagttttgtttttcttgcactGCAAACAACATGAGGCATTTTAAAGGCTCTCATGCATCATTAGTATTCATTAGTCATATTAGTAGCAccacaaattcacaaaaaataaacatgtcagtAAACAAAAGAAGTTTTTTTCCCGTTACACGTCTGTTTATGGAGAATCAATTTcgttattaaaatgaaaaatataatttcatgcagagaaacagctaatttgtcatgtttctgcttctttttggTGAAAACAACATGCCATCTTTTGTTGGTACACCTAAGCTGCTGTGAAACAGTGTTAAATCTTTGATTGATTTCTTTGGACTTAATAACAAAACCTGCGACACTGCTGCTATGCTTTTAAAAGACTTGAGTAAATACTGAGGCACATTCTCCGTACCTTATCATTTGTTCTGTCAGAGTATTAGATTTGATTTCCAAGCATATTTATCTCGTAATTCTATTACTCAACCTTCAAATGAGAGTCTTACAGAGACAGTACAATTAATTTATGGCTTCTTAGAGCtaagacacatgcagacattcaaacagacagagactctCAAAGAGGTTCAAGGAATTGTTTGCAATCAGTTTCGCTAACCAGATTAATGAAACAGGTTGGCACGCATCCGCGACTGATCCACATGTCAGAACAttacaaaacagtaaaataactaataaaaaaacattagcttttTGTATATTCaccacttgtttttgtttttttgttaatttccATTAAACTGAGTGATGCACAAGCGTGGTAAATTGTTTAATGTGCTCCCACCATATCCATGAGCATATTGACGTGCTAAGCTAACTGCACTCATTTAATCTCATTATGACTCTGCAACATGCTCTAC
Proteins encoded:
- the efhb gene encoding EF-hand domain-containing family member B, which codes for MNLTDGDTSYKLKYTDRSPNIPPAGKLIPLGDRAKTCLQEVPKVSPVAPTPPVIRRFRNSIQPEPGAIRVHRGKANDPDVASTLVHGISTKSSLTGRTLLNPPQKTLFQNKLQELTEAVYTSGRKAPLGRPHDQRMGLPTWYNDKTAFGVKTVKVLGAQEIINPSKTAEEVEKEAQKGHEAYVRSHNAFFVGEQIDRKYDWSLHSKDNRFGILTPHFNDGRNVGKTLHWLGETQKFYNPKPVWKRSGNKEKIEPQTDNRCFRRRNSLNVPPGHTFGMVLPLDEFGAGDIIHSTEPGQYVRGRDRQRSLVNAVRHHLKKVNFHNFPSLLQAFRHYDKKGKGMIDKEDLQAVCRQFQLDVSEPVLDDLMDYCDTDKDGLINFLEFANFLNWKDKMVVNARDQGIITNECQTNTAPANIERKPLSESEQLPASQALIKPEDLEPVEPGSPKKTVRTLRRHRAVPDHFITSSSLLGAISDGPLTSNIRTYGIPSVRSDLPAPRIKRVSDTTNYGDTSTAADLLHPSVHALWGVHEEHLFCPRTKKEIAEIFRNVGVNISEETFEEAWKLACMKQPDGEVCVEVFRNVLKEIKAV